The sequence below is a genomic window from Limnochordia bacterium.
CCGAAGCTGCAGAGCGGGTCAATGAACTACTCAGTCAGTACGGTGAAATGATCGTCGGCCGCATGGGGATCCCCTACCGGGAAGAAGGAATCTGCGTGATTTCCTTGATCATTGATGGATCTACCGATGAGATCGGCGCCCTAAGTGGAAAGCTGGGGACAATTCCGGGCGTTAAGGTCAAGACTGGTCTGATCACAAAAAAGAGTTAGGGGAAGGGGATCCATGGTACAAA
It includes:
- a CDS encoding iron-only hydrogenase system regulator, which gives rise to MEQGIGVLGIVISNRTEAAERVNELLSQYGEMIVGRMGIPYREEGICVISLIIDGSTDEIGALSGKLGTIPGVKVKTGLITKKS